GGCGTCCGCGCCCGTCTCGCGCATCCGGCGCACGTCCGCCGGACTCGAGACGCCGCTTTCCGCAATGAGAGTCACGTCGTCCGGAGCGTGGGGACTCACGGACTCGAAGGTTTCGAGGTCGACTTCGAGTTGCGCCAGATCCCGGTTGTTGACCCCGATGATCTCCGCGCCCGCCTCGAGCGCGGCCTCGAGTTCTTCGCGGTCGTGGACCTCCACGAGTGGCTGGAACCCCCGCTCGCGAGCGGCCGCGACGAGCCCCTCGAGGTCGTCCACGAAGCGGGCGATCAGCAGCAGGAGGTCTGCTTCGACGACGTCCAGCTGGGCCTCCTCGAGGACGAAGTCCTTCCGGAGGACGGGGACGTCGACGGCCTCGCGGACGCGGGTCAGCGCCTCGGGCGAGCCGCCGAAGTGGGAGGGTTCGGTCAGCACGGAGATCGCCGACGCGCCACCCTCGACCATCGCTTCAGCCAGTTCTACGGGATCGTCGTCGCGCGTCCCGTCGGCCGTCGGACTCGTCGGTTTGACCTCCGCGATCACCGGCACGCGGCCGTCCGCCTCCGCGCTCGCGATCGCGTCGGGCAGCGACCGCGCGTCCACGTCGACGGCGCTCTCGCCGCCGGGGCGCTCCCGGGCGGCCTCGAGGATCGACGCTACCGCGGGCGCGAGCTCCGTTTCAGAGTTCATTGTTGTACATCGACGTACTCATATGTACAAAAGGCTTGCGCCATCATCCCGGCGCGGTGCGGTCCGCCGGGGCCGGAACCGGGCGCGACCGGCGCTTATTCAAGCCGGTAGATCCTACGTCCGCGTATGGAGGACGTCACGGAGGCCGGAATCTACGCGCGGGAATCGTCGTATCTCGACCGGTACGTGCAACTCGGCGCCGCCAGCGGACGCGTCCTGAGCGTCGACTTCCCCGGCACGCCCGAGGCCGACGCCGAGGACGAGCACCCCGTCCTCGACCGCATCTTCGAGTACCTCGAGGGCCTCGAGGAGGTCGACTTCGACGACGTGCAGGTCGCGCTGACGGTGCCGACGGACCAGCGGGCCGTCCTCGAGCAGGTCCGGGAGATTCCCTACGGCGAGCAGGTCGACGTGAAGGCGCTCGCGCGGATGACGCCGGAACTCGACCCGGACGACGAGGACGATCTGACGCTCGTCCGGACGGCGCTGGACGCCAACCCGGCGCCGCTTTTGATTCCGGACCACCGCGTCCGCGACGGCCCCAGCGCCGCGCCGCCGGCGGTCGAGCAAAAGCTCCGGTCGCTCGAGGGCCTGTAACGGACTGCGTTTTCCTTGTCTTCTACCGCGTTCGTTTTCGTGACGTTCGGGTTTGGGTTCGGGTAACGACTGCTACGCTCCCCTTCCATAAACTGCCGGCGACTGACACGTCCACGTTTACGGTGCGATCTCGGGCCCTAGTAGCTACGCCGAACGAGGCCGCAAAGCATGCGCATCAGGGACCGACTGTCTATACGGGACGATACCGGTGAGACGCGGCGCCGGCGAACCGACTTCGTAACCGACCGCCTCGAGGCCGGGGCGGAAACCGTCGGCGATCTCTCGAGGCGCGCTCGAACCGTTGCGAACGAGGGACCAGCGGAGGCGCTCGAGCGCGGCGTGGACGACCTCCGCGATCGCTCTCGCAAGCGACTCGAGAGCGCGCGCGACAGACTCGTCGACCGCGCCGTGACCGAACTCTGCGAGCGAGCGGTCGGCCGAACGCCCGACGAACTCCGCGAGGAGGCGGCCCGCGGCCCCGACGGGACCGATCCGTTGGATCGCGCCCTCGAGCGGTTCGTCCGCCGCTACGATCTCGACGAGGCCCGGTTGGACGAGCGGACGCTGGCGGTGATCCGCGAGCGGCTGGCGGCGGACGTCGGACCGGACGGCGAGATGGACGTAGACGAGTTGCTCGAGCGCCTCGCCGACGTGGACGCCGCGGACGCGGCGACGGCCGACGACGGCACGGCCGCGGACCCGCTCGAGATCGAGGACGCTCTTGCGGATCTGCGCGAAACGGTCCGGACAGAACTCGACCTCGAGCCGAACCAGTCGCCCTCGGAGGCCCTTTCGGAGATCGGACAGCGCGACGCCGTGGTCGTCGGCCACGCTCTCGAGCGCCTGCTCACCGAGGAGATTCCGCGACTCGTCGACGAGCGGACGCCTGACGATTCGAAGCGCGAGAGCGACGGAAGCGTCCCCTCCGCTGCTGCACCGATGGAGACTGAGCCCGCCGTGCTCGAGGGGGAGAGGACCGATCCCACCGCTCGAGCTGGTGCTGGATCCGGACCCCCCGTACGGTCCGTTGCGACCGCGGCGGCCACGATGCTCGCGCTGCTCGCGGACGACGGCGGGGGCGGTCCGTCCGCCGGTCAATTGCTCTCCCTGTTGGGGCCGATGGCCGCGGGTTCGGGTACCGGTGCTGGTGACGGTGCGGACGCCCCACTCGAGCGCGTTCTCATCGAACTGGTCTCGAGCCTCCTGCTCGAGGACGGCGGCCTCGATCTCACGGAGGTCCCCGGCCTGCGCTCGCGCTCGAAGGGATCGCTGGCGCTCGTCGCACTGTTCGTCGCCAACCTCGTCGCGATGTCGATCGGCGCGTGGGTCTCGCGCGAGCGGGCGCCGCCGATCCCCGACGAGATCCGCGGCCCGGACGGCGAACCCGTCGTAACCGCCGAGCAGGTCAAGCAGGGCAAGAAGGTGTTTCAGGCGAACGGGCTCATGAACCACGGTTCGATCCTCGGCAACGGCTCGTACTTCGGAGTCGATCTGACCGCCGACGCGCTCGAGTTGAAGACCGAGTTCATGCGCGAGTACTACGCGCGCCAGCGCGGGGCCGACGCCTTCGACGAGCTGTCGGCCGACGATCGGGCCGCCGTCGCGGATCGGGTCGAACGCGAACTCGACAACGACGCGCCGGAGGGATCGATCGCGCGGTACTCGGCCGCCGAAGCGTACGCGCACCGGCGGATTCGAAACGAGTACGTCGACCGCTATCACGCCGGGTCGCCCGAGCGCGGCGTGCCGGCGGGGTTCGTCGAATCGGCCTCGCAGGCCGCGCGGATCACCGACTTCGCCTGCTGGACTGCGTGGATGGCCCACACCGATCGGCCCGGCTCGGACCACTCCTACACGAACGACTGGCCGCCCGTCCCGGGCAGCGGCAACCGGCCGACCGGGCAGGTGCTGGTCTGGAGCACGATCAGCGTCGTCCTGCTCGTCGCCGGCGGCGGTGCTGGCGTCTGGGCCTACCATAGCTTCGACTTCGCCGAGCCGACGACCGAACTCGTCGACGTGCCCTCGCCCGACGCGGTGTCGGTCACGCCCGCCCAGTACGCCGCGGCGCGGTACGTCCCCGTCGCCGGCGCGCTGTTTCTCGCGCAGGTGCTCGTCGGGGCCTACCTCGCGCACTACTACGTCGAGCGGACCGGCTTCTACGGCATCGGCGAGGCGCTCGGGATCGACCTCGTCTCCCTGCTGCCGTTCTCCGTGGGTCGAACCTGGCACATCAACCTCGGCATCCTCTGGATCACGACGCTGTGGCTCGCCGGCGGTCTCTTCCTGCCGGGGCTGTTCGCCGACGAGGATCCGCCCCGGCAGGCCGAAGGCGCGACCGTCCTGCTGGGCGCGCTCGTCGCCGTCACGGTCGGCGCCTTCGCGTGCGTCTGGCTCGGCATGCAGGGGAAGTTCGGAACCCCCGAAGACGGTCACCTGTGGTGGCTGCTCGGCTCCGAAGGCCTCGAGTACCTCGAAACTGGCCGCATCTGGAAGGTTTCCCTGCTCGCCGCGCTCGGCGGCTGGACCGGCCTCGTCCTTCGGAGCGTCCGCCGACTCGACGAACCGCCGACAGGACTGGGCCACTTCATGACCTACGCGGGCGGCTCGATCGCCCTGCTGTTCGGCGCGAGCATGCTCTACACGCCCGAGACGAACATCGCCGTGACGGAATTCTGGCGCTGGTGGGTCGTCCACATGTGGGTCGAGGGCGTCTTCGAGTTCTTCGTCACCGCGATCGTCGCCGTCGCCTTGGTCTCGATGGACCTCCTGGAGCAGGCCGACGCCGAGCGGGCGATCCTCTTCGAGGTGTTCGCGATCATGGCCGCCGGCATCGTCGGCGTCTCCCACCACTACTGGTGGGTCGGGCTCCCCGACGTCTGGGTGCCGATCGGGACGACGTTCTCGACGCTCGAGTTCGTCCCCCTAGTCTTCGTCCTCTACCGCAGTTTCGGCGAGTACCGGACGCTGAAGGCGCAGGGCGAGGCGTTTCCCTACACGCTGCCGCTGCTGTTCATCGTCGGCTCGAGCGTCTGGAACTTCGTCGGCGGCGGGGTGCTCGGCTTCTTCATTAACCTGCCGGTGATCAACTACTACGAGCACGGCACCTACCTGACGGTCGCGCACGGCCACACGGCGACGTTCGGCGCGTTCGGCCTGCTGGCGCTCGGCCTCGGCACGTACATCCTGCGGGTGGTCACGCCCGAGGCCGCGTGGCAACCGACGTGGTTCCGCGCCGCGTTCTGGCTGACCAATATCGGCCTCGCCGTCATGTCGATCGCCTCCCTGCTGCCGATCGGCTTCCTCCAACTACAGACGGCCTTCCAGGACGGGTACGCCGCCGCGCGGAGCCTCGAGTTCTACGAGGACGACCGCGTCCAGACGCTGCTGTGGGCCCGAACGCTGGGCGATACGCCGATGATCCTGGGTGCGTTGGCGTTCACCGCTGGGGCGGTTCGGCACCTCCTGGCCGCGCGTCGAGAGGTCGACTCGAGTGCGGCCGGGGCGACCGCGTGACGGCCGCGAGTTGGGTTCCTAGATCCCCGATCGGCAGTGATTCTGCGATCGCGGGTCGGTGATGCTTCGGAAAGATTATGTTTTTGTCCTATCACGTCGATCGTATGCCCTCCGCTGCAAGTGCGAACGGTCCGGCAGCCGTCGATGCCGTCGTCCGGCGGTACGGACGGATGCAAGGAGTACTGAAGGTGAGCGTCGCGGCCGTCTCGGTCGTCGCCGTCCTGGCCGCGTTCGCCGCGCTCCCGTACCTCGTCGCCCTGTGCCTGTCGCTCGGCGCGCTCGTCCTCCTCAGCGTGCCGCTTTTCACCACGGCTGGGACGATCCGCCTGCGGACGGAGGCCGACCTCGAGACGGTCCGGCGCGACTTCGCGGGCGAGCGGCCGCCGATTCTTCCCTTCCACTGGGGACTCGCCGATGCCGTTCGCTCGACCGATGGCGGCACCGACTACGAAATCCCGTATCTGTTCGGTCTCCGGTCCGTTACGATAACGGTCG
The DNA window shown above is from Halopiger xanaduensis SH-6 and carries:
- the trpC gene encoding indole-3-glycerol phosphate synthase; translated protein: MNSETELAPAVASILEAARERPGGESAVDVDARSLPDAIASAEADGRVPVIAEVKPTSPTADGTRDDDPVELAEAMVEGGASAISVLTEPSHFGGSPEALTRVREAVDVPVLRKDFVLEEAQLDVVEADLLLLIARFVDDLEGLVAAARERGFQPLVEVHDREELEAALEAGAEIIGVNNRDLAQLEVDLETFESVSPHAPDDVTLIAESGVSSPADVRRMRETGADALLVGSAIMDHGAGDSDVAANTRRLTEAEATAETSDDNGD
- a CDS encoding MGMT family protein yields the protein MEDVTEAGIYARESSYLDRYVQLGAASGRVLSVDFPGTPEADAEDEHPVLDRIFEYLEGLEEVDFDDVQVALTVPTDQRAVLEQVREIPYGEQVDVKALARMTPELDPDDEDDLTLVRTALDANPAPLLIPDHRVRDGPSAAPPAVEQKLRSLEGL
- a CDS encoding cbb3-type cytochrome c oxidase subunit I — its product is MRIRDRLSIRDDTGETRRRRTDFVTDRLEAGAETVGDLSRRARTVANEGPAEALERGVDDLRDRSRKRLESARDRLVDRAVTELCERAVGRTPDELREEAARGPDGTDPLDRALERFVRRYDLDEARLDERTLAVIRERLAADVGPDGEMDVDELLERLADVDAADAATADDGTAADPLEIEDALADLRETVRTELDLEPNQSPSEALSEIGQRDAVVVGHALERLLTEEIPRLVDERTPDDSKRESDGSVPSAAAPMETEPAVLEGERTDPTARAGAGSGPPVRSVATAAATMLALLADDGGGGPSAGQLLSLLGPMAAGSGTGAGDGADAPLERVLIELVSSLLLEDGGLDLTEVPGLRSRSKGSLALVALFVANLVAMSIGAWVSRERAPPIPDEIRGPDGEPVVTAEQVKQGKKVFQANGLMNHGSILGNGSYFGVDLTADALELKTEFMREYYARQRGADAFDELSADDRAAVADRVERELDNDAPEGSIARYSAAEAYAHRRIRNEYVDRYHAGSPERGVPAGFVESASQAARITDFACWTAWMAHTDRPGSDHSYTNDWPPVPGSGNRPTGQVLVWSTISVVLLVAGGGAGVWAYHSFDFAEPTTELVDVPSPDAVSVTPAQYAAARYVPVAGALFLAQVLVGAYLAHYYVERTGFYGIGEALGIDLVSLLPFSVGRTWHINLGILWITTLWLAGGLFLPGLFADEDPPRQAEGATVLLGALVAVTVGAFACVWLGMQGKFGTPEDGHLWWLLGSEGLEYLETGRIWKVSLLAALGGWTGLVLRSVRRLDEPPTGLGHFMTYAGGSIALLFGASMLYTPETNIAVTEFWRWWVVHMWVEGVFEFFVTAIVAVALVSMDLLEQADAERAILFEVFAIMAAGIVGVSHHYWWVGLPDVWVPIGTTFSTLEFVPLVFVLYRSFGEYRTLKAQGEAFPYTLPLLFIVGSSVWNFVGGGVLGFFINLPVINYYEHGTYLTVAHGHTATFGAFGLLALGLGTYILRVVTPEAAWQPTWFRAAFWLTNIGLAVMSIASLLPIGFLQLQTAFQDGYAAARSLEFYEDDRVQTLLWARTLGDTPMILGALAFTAGAVRHLLAARREVDSSAAGATA